In the genome of Labeo rohita strain BAU-BD-2019 chromosome 2, IGBB_LRoh.1.0, whole genome shotgun sequence, the window AATGTAGTTGTATGTAACAACAGCAACCCAGTCAGCTGGAAGAATGAAACGATAGAGATTAACCAACTTTGCCCATCTCATGAAGGTAAATAACTACTCTTATGTCATCCATATTTGAATTCTTAGCAGTTTATTCTCAAATAAATTACTACAAAATACTTGTATTCTTGTACTCAGGATATATGACTGTTCTGACGACAGTTAATATGGGAGTTTCCATTTCAGAAGAAAATCCCAAAGAAAACAAGAGTTCTTTTCTTCTCCATTGGCTCCTGATCATCGCTGGTGTTCTACTATTGGTTTTCTTAGCAGTTTCTGTAATATGCTGCTCTTACAAGAAGCCTAAAAATGGTATGTCTATCCTAATGAAACAGAAATAGAAATTACTGTAGCCTCAGAatgaatttatgtatttaagtcTAAATCTATTCTTTTCTAAACCTTATAGATGCCCAACAGAATGATAATACAGTCTATGCACAAGTTCAGGTAAGcctcaaattaatttttgtataGCCATCATAGAAAATTAATGCTCTTAATTCTCAGTTAATGAATGAATCCTAACACATAATTTTCTAGATTATCAGTTTATGATATAGAATTATGTACTTCATTtaatgatgtttgataacaaagtttgggaggagcatgatcagataatcaactaattcggcacaggtgcaactcgtctagctaATTATCCAAACTAGTGCAAATCATATATGCATACAGCCGACTTACCTCCGTCACTTTTTTTCGGcatcccccctccaccccaactcctcactcttaatctatcctcatcctattcttgggatggggggagttctctgggttcgggccatattctgggctcggagccctcccccaggacagcacgccaaaatatgcttacagtttactcaaccagattagatgtaagggtgaactcgtgaaatgaATTTCAAACTTGTTCAGCAGAAAGGTGGTAGTATTACCCATAGAGTCTAAATGTAGATGTGCATGTAAAGTAgaatttttattactgttcggTTATATTGTTCTGCAGCCAAGGAATGAAGTACAAAGACCTCTGGAGATGTTGGAGAAATCAGCGAATCCTCAAACTGTGTATGGATTTACAGGAGAACACAAACAAACTCATAACACCCGACAAAGGATGCCTAGTCCTCAGGTAAGAAAGAGAcaaagagatagatagatagatagatagatagatagatagataggaggccagttaaatatgtttgttactacatactttaattttatatatttactatatttacgTATATTCACAGATGCGGGAACAGGTGCAAACAGAAAATCGACCCAACACCACCTACAGTACAATAGGACAACACCAAAAGCCATCATTTGACTCTGAAACAGACCATACAGTTTATTCAATAGTGTGTAAATCTGCGCATGGCAGACAGCCAGTAGATAAAAAGCAGAgagtaaatatgtaaaatatgtaaaaatgtgcattatcAATAGATAtcctaaaataattaacatatttttaacatgGCATGTCAAGCATCATTAGTAATGAATGATGATTGTTTTGTTGAAATTGCCAAATTGCTGTTAGACtgttatttgtttaattcaCTGTGTTCTGACTTTACTGTACGTTTCTGACTGCACTGAAACAGCTCATAATATTAATTGGATTTATATAATCATTAGAGCATGAGTAAATAAATTTGAGGCATCATGCTTCTCTCTCCTAAAGCCAttagaaacatttatttgtaaacttaAGCCAGACTGAGATATTACAGTATCTTTAAATATGTAAGAACATATGGCCCTGTTTTTACCTGCACTTGAAAAAAATTTTTGGGTAAGACTTTACaatagaccaattatctgtttgtaGACATTCGGGATGTGCGCgcagcatggttgcagaaaacccgggagagatagcctttacggctagagaattacacggatacggtacaaaatacttagatttaaaaagagtatagattatattgattagatgttattttcaaaatgttattcgcatattacaagagcttgtcacccagcgatacACACTGTTATTCTACGAAATTGAtgttagatagtgggatagtcttacagatcgGAAATAGGCATGACGTTTTTGTGGGTGGttcaagtagcagtctatggagccatggaataaaagaataaaaaaggtaaatttgattttatatttcaaaattctgactttatttttgcaattccgagattatatcccacaactctagaggaaaaacaactcgtcattctctcttttcccctcggtTTATAttccacacttctggcttttttcccttCCAAATTAACAAACtcactagttttgttaaatcagaattaggagatataaacttgcatttgtgagaaaaaaagtcagaaaaagttacataaaataaaaaaagtaatgtaaaaatgtaaaatgtaataggTTTACATAATgcttcatgctgtaactgtagggctaaaaCAAtaccctatgaacagcatatgtgaatattatgtacacctgtttttttaaatcaaatttatgctttcaagtagtagagtaatcatagcagttttcatcaaTAGTGTGTCCGTTTAAACAtttgcgtttagcttcaaatggcgtcctTGATGAccatattctataaaaattatttacattcggattttgacatcaaaaggcacaaaaatatatatttttttctcttaaatatatatatttactcatTTACCTCCACtggttaccagtgtttttctgcaaccactatgcgcaTGCAGCTGCAAGTGAAATATTCttgaaaatatcttcttttgtgtttagaagaaggggaagaaaaaaaaaacctcacaggtgtggaacttgagggtgagtaaatgatgagtttttagttttaggtgaactatccctttaagtgtgcAGATCCTTACATGCTCTATATTACCACACATGTGTGTAGTTTCCAgagtagtttttgttttcatctaaTGAGCACATTCCCATTTCTCATCCTTCATTCATTCTGATCAACCTTTGTTTCATTAGTAGAGTAGTAAACTCACTGAGTAGGAAGTGTTTTTGGTCTCAACTGAATGAGCACCAGAAAGtttggttcttttttttaaactcttgtTTCCTCCACAGACTGAGCTAAGCTAAAACTGATAATACGTACATTTCCCTGTTTGTTGTCGTAATAGTTTAAACTTTTGACAGCTATagcactggaaaaaaacacttatgaATTCACTTTCTTTTAACACTCAGTAGCAAATTCAGATACTAGAATCAAGATGCATAAGCTAAAAGAGGAAAGTTGCGTGAAAACAGTGAGATGGAAGTTTTGGCAATTTTAGCTCAGATTAGTTTGTGGAGGAAAcgtaagtattaaaaaaaaggactaACCGGTCCAGTGCTCAGTCACTTGAGACTCTTTATACTTCTACTCAGCAGTATGTGTTAATTTACAACTTCATGCTAATGAACTTCATCTTCAACTAATGAATGAGAAGACAAAATGTATCCGCACATTTAACTGAGTTTCtatcattttgtctttttactgctgttgttttatttctgtttaaaatctATAACCTTTGAGGTTCAGCAAGaaccaaccaaaaaaaaaaaaacacttactgcTAAGGGCTAgtgttcagttaaaaaaaaaaaaaaagaagaagtggTTAGTCATATAGCATTTGCCTTTGCACTGAGAACTCAGAGGGGGTTGTGTCAGGGAGTTTTGGGGTCAGGTTTTCAAGTGACGGCAAGCACAATCTAAAAAAGTGATGAACACAACAGATGAACTGAAAGAAGGTTCATGGAGTGTTTCACATAAAACGATCAGGTTCCTTTTCTTGATGGTAACACATCACCACAGTGGGATGGACTCAATCTGCCTGTAGCCATGGAATTTGATCATATTCTCATGTTCTTTATGACAGTTCTAATCCCCAGCACAAAACACATCTATCTTATTTCTGACTTTTGACTAATGGctaattataatttacatgCAACACATGACTGTATTCAAGTGATGTTTCATTTTCATAACTAGACGTATTCTCTTGCAGTATTCAAAACCTTTAAATATGCCACTTGTCTAACTAGTAAAACAGCTCCACCTATAGTGGAAATATTGTGcccaataaatacataatataaataaatacatgtaaaggTCAAATGGGGGTGTGTAGTTAAAAGGTCCTATGTAGTGTTGGAAACTCAGAAGCAAAGACCAGGAGACTCTTGGGTATCTTCAGCAGAATTCTTTATTGAGAATGCGCTGCGTAGCTCTGCAGTCCTCAAAAGTCTgactaaggcagtgatacattgtagtttatatacatttagggggcagtCCCCTGAAATGTAGACAAAGCACCTGGGTGACGAtcccaaacaaagcatgcaaatgaagtacTCAAGTGTAGCCAAGTGCCccatttacaccagtcctaatccaatcatcataactactcaaagactgggcagaggcaccgagagccattacaaacaaaaggtgaacatctcagtaatctggctcatttgacttacaataaaagaacaggaactggcagggacatcttgctacaaactttgcttgagagaatcatttgtctgataacctcatatttaccttaaatgttaaatacaatgtactttaccttagttttattatgatgctatgtcagaacataggatcagcatattttcaacagattcttaaatttgtaatcctacagtagcaaatatatgaataaaccaaggcatgatttttttctttaaaaatacatttgtattctTGTTTCTTTCCTCAGTATGCATATCTGGAGACCATGTGTTTGTAGGAACAGGGTGCTCTGTTAAACTAGACATAGAAACTAAAACACTGCCAGAGTTTAATAAATTAGTCTGGATGAAagataaatcagaaaatatacTAAGATTCGTAAGTCAGTCTGAAGATATAAAAGATTACAGTTCATAAAAGAACAGAGCGGAGTTCAAAGCTAAAACCTTCTCTCTAACACTGAGGAACATGCAGAAGACAGACAGTGGCAAAAACAAAGGGAGAACAAGAAATACGTGTTGCTGAACACAATGTATCAGTTATAGGTGAGTGATTTAGTGCATATTAATGAGtcattaatgcatatttttcattgttCTGTTTATGACCTTTACagagtaaaatataaaaaacaatctGTACTATCATGTAACAGAAACAGCATTAACAGGATAGatgtaattttacttttagcATACTTAGAatttacaatgcattttttttttcagtcttaaGTATGCAGTTGTAAAGATTATTAATGTCACTTGGAAATGGaagcaaatacattttttcattgaTTAAAATGAGAGGCTTGTCATAAATTGTTATGTGTGCAGTGGTTGTTGATTTCAGCTCCACTGATCTAAAAAGAGCATTTATGAAAGTGTCATATATAGAACGTCTGCTCACTTATCAAggaaacagaaaaacattagAAACTTTTACTGAAAggactggtaaaaaaaaaaatgaatgaataaataaaataaattaattaattaaaaaatggaaCAGATGGAATGAGGGTTGGCTAAACCTTAGCCACAGCTGGTTTTTTGAAAATGCCATTAACATATTACAGTTCTTTTTCAATATGTAGGACACACATCAATTTTTTCAAAACTCACAATATTCTCAACCAACTTTCAACttgtaaatatcacaaaaatgcACTGAAACTACCAAAACACTCCAGCATGTCTCAAATTGAATGATTCCATAACGTTACCAAAGTTCATCACCCAACAAACTTTATCACATAAAACAATGACCTAATACACTAATATGTGACCTAAACCTGTAACATATATCTTCATGCAAAGTTTTCTGTATGTTTCAGATACGGTGGATTCTCCTATTCTGAACTGGAACGTCACCATGATTGGTGTTAACTCCTGTATTGTGAAAGTGTCATGCAGTGGGCGTGATCATACGATCAGAGAATTCTACCACAGCAACAACTGCTCTCAggaggaagtgacatcatttgGTATCCACACTCGAACCCTGCATTGTATAGAGAACGTAGTTGTTTGTAACTACAGCAATCCAGTCAGCTAGAAGAATGAAACAGTAGAGATTAAGCAACTTTGCACACCTAATGAAAGTACATAACTACTCTTACGTCATTGTAAGGCTCCTCCCGCTACGGCAAGCCTAGCGGTTCAGCTGAAGGTTTCTTGCGTGTAGGTTTTTCACGGCACTTCTGTAAAAATTACCTCAAACTGTTAAAATTTagtttccaaaacaaaaatctgactccatgaataaattaatctgaccccaattatgaataatttgttaattctGGTTTGTATCCTGTAATTTTTCTGATCACGACTATTTTTCCATATAATAATTTAGACATTTGAATATTCTGGAAATCCCGTAGTCTCAATATTTCGTTCCTTAGGGACTAGGTGCCGCTTTCGAATTTACACCCCGGCCGTGGCGAATTCGTCGACACAAGCTCGCCAGTTCTGACTTACTCAGAGGATGCAGAGCGATTATTATATCTTAAAGTGCCTGCGTACTCTCAACAAAAAGTATATTTCCTCAATAACTGCGAGAGCTGCATCGTGTTAAGCCAGTGACAGCTCAACATCCGGAGCCCTAGTGATGTCCCCATGGCTCATCAGTCGGTACTACCGGCGTTGGTCTGCCCTGGACGCAGTCTTGAGGTAGCACCCTTACACATTAACCTACTAGAAAATCATTTCCAAGAAATCCAGAATAAATcaaagttaacatttatttatgccaGGCATATAAAAATAGCAATGGAAGTCCAATCAAAATAcgtttaattaatcaaaatgaattaCAACTTTTACAGAAGAACATCACATTTTAGTTACAATACTGATCAGCATAGAATTCAaacctataaaataaaataaaataagaacaaagaGTCAGCATACCTGGCAAATAAAGAAACACACGACAATCGTGCGGGTAGTTCTGGTTACAGATGCTTCCCTGAATTTTTCGCCAATCCTCTTTAAGTACCCAGATCAAAGCATTATAATCATAAATTTAGCGTAATAAAACTTTACAGGACCTTTTGCTGAAGCCTAGAATAGCTTGACAGTTGGGGGTGTAAAAACAGCATGTGGTACAAACCTCTTCAGCGACACTACCCATATCAGGAGAACAGAGTTTTTCTTAAGTTTCAGATCTTTATTTCTGGTCTGTTCTACTGGTATGGGACTGAGATATTATTTCCAACCGCACTAAGACTATGAAATTGATATCAAACATGGGGGGTTTCTG includes:
- the LOC127183093 gene encoding uncharacterized protein LOC127183093; translation: MEFGHIFLFCMTVLISSTVSRSGDHVFVQTGGSAKLDIETKTLSNFSRLVWMNEKSENVVRFQIQSGEIKPHSSHKDRVYFNEKNFSLTLRNMKTTDSGLYRAKTIGKQEIFVAEYNVSVIDPVESPVLKQNFTMISVNACVVNVSCSGRDRTINDSYHSNNCTKEKVTSFGIQTLTLYCIENVVVCNNSNPVSWKNETIEINQLCPSHEGYMTVLTTVNMGVSISEENPKENKSSFLLHWLLIIAGVLLLVFLAVSVICCSYKKPKNDAQQNDNTVYAQVQPRNEVQRPLEMLEKSANPQTVYGFTGEHKQTHNTRQRMPSPQMREQVQTENRPNTTYSTIGQHQKPSFDSETDHTVYSIVCKSAHGRQPVDKKQRVNM